GAACGGGCGGTTCCGAGGTGTTGTGGCCAGTACCCTAGGGGGGTACAGTAGAGCAACACGCAGCGAGTACCCCTACGGGGTAAGCAGGAGGACGAGATGACCGAGCCGGCCCCGCCGCACGGCTACACCCCGCGCAAGGACAGTCACCTCAAGCGCCTGCGCCGTGTCGAGGGCCAGGTCCGCGGCCTGCAACGGATGGTCGAGGAGGACAAGTACTGCATCGACATCCTCACCCAGGTCTCGGCTGCCACCAAGGCGCTGCAGGCCTTCTCCCTCGAGCTGCTCGAGGAGCACCTCGCCCACTGCGTGGTCGAGGCGGCCCAGCGCG
This genomic stretch from Actinomycetes bacterium harbors:
- a CDS encoding metal-sensitive transcriptional regulator, yielding MTEPAPPHGYTPRKDSHLKRLRRVEGQVRGLQRMVEEDKYCIDILTQVSAATKALQAFSLELLEEHLAHCVVEAAQRGGAEADEKVREASEAIARLVRS